From Flavobacteriales bacterium, a single genomic window includes:
- a CDS encoding T9SS type A sorting domain-containing protein, with the protein MKNLLRPLLMGSALLIGLSTLAQTETEPNDVVHEADALLIGQSITGTQGIYCQANDDNDDYFYVQTPKDGTLIFDFNVSNSSLSESALMVEFLEFDGTLLSTSIIPSSPWEEVESTTLSVCAKEGTQLIRLIMLDPWVCTSYSIECEFKGAVFDGDIEPNNSQKSAIDVSAGFSYDGRLHFGTDADGDIYRLTADDQGNILVDIAIEVGQEQSVQGSLLATLTETDSSPHMILELPVGYSSLPEVNTLAIAHLMPGEIYYLTLCGDICGISYQFIQENTAVGVNEVENVRVEVYPNPSSGDFLFVGEGIQQIIIYDIAMKEVEHLRGQYSHLWNWDATKMESGFYMAYIYLDDGQVIEHSLIKE; encoded by the coding sequence ATGAAGAATCTATTGAGGCCCCTCCTTATGGGATCGGCCCTCCTGATCGGTCTCTCTACTCTAGCTCAGACCGAGACCGAACCCAATGATGTTGTCCATGAAGCAGACGCCCTCCTGATCGGTCAGTCGATCACAGGAACACAGGGAATCTATTGTCAGGCAAATGATGACAACGATGATTACTTCTATGTCCAAACACCGAAGGACGGAACATTGATCTTCGACTTCAATGTTTCCAATTCCAGTCTGTCTGAATCGGCTCTGATGGTGGAATTCCTAGAATTCGATGGTACCCTCCTCAGCACCTCTATCATCCCTTCAAGTCCTTGGGAAGAGGTGGAGAGCACCACACTCAGCGTTTGTGCAAAAGAGGGCACCCAGTTGATCAGGCTCATCATGCTCGACCCTTGGGTCTGTACTTCATACAGCATCGAATGTGAATTCAAAGGAGCTGTATTCGATGGCGATATCGAACCCAATAATTCACAGAAGAGCGCCATTGATGTTTCTGCCGGCTTCTCATATGATGGCAGATTGCATTTCGGCACAGATGCAGATGGGGATATATATCGACTAACTGCCGATGATCAGGGGAACATCCTTGTGGACATAGCTATAGAAGTAGGGCAGGAGCAAAGTGTCCAGGGATCACTCCTAGCCACATTGACGGAGACTGACTCAAGTCCGCACATGATCCTCGAACTACCTGTGGGATATAGTTCGCTTCCCGAGGTGAATACACTCGCCATAGCGCATCTCATGCCTGGGGAGATCTATTACTTGACCTTGTGTGGAGACATATGTGGGATATCCTATCAGTTCATACAAGAGAATACCGCAGTAGGGGTCAATGAGGTCGAGAATGTAAGGGTGGAGGTCTATCCCAATCCTTCCTCAGGTGATTTTCTATTTGTGGGCGAGGGGATACAGCAGATCATCATCTATGATATTGCCATGAAGGAGGTCGAGCATCTCCGAGGCCAGTATTCTCACCTTTGGAACTGGGACGCGACCAAGATGGAATCGGGTTTTTATATGGCCTATATCTACTTGGATGATGGTCAGGTGATCGAGCACTCGCTGATCAAAGAGTGA